From the Hevea brasiliensis isolate MT/VB/25A 57/8 chromosome 15, ASM3005281v1, whole genome shotgun sequence genome, one window contains:
- the LOC131174017 gene encoding uncharacterized protein LOC131174017, with protein sequence MTMIARILQKAVGDYVFLKVFLMKEVMRFRKKGKLTPRYIWPFEITDRVRAVAYRLELPPSFSHVHPPVFYISMLKKYIPDPSYVLRPHTMELNEDLTFEEQPIDIVYYQMRQLIQSRFLWLRFCGGANRKECT encoded by the exons ATGACGATGATAGCTAGGATACTGCAAAAG GCAGTGGGTGATTATGTATTCCTAAAGGTCTTTTTGATGAAGGAAGTTATGAGATTCAGGAAGAAGGGAAAGCTCACACCTCGATACATATGGCCTTTTGAGATTACTGATAGAGTTAGAGCAGTggcctatcggttggagttaccaccaagcttttctcatgtccacccaccAGTGTTCTACATTTCCATGCTTAAGaagtacatacctgatccttcctATGTGTTACGACCTCATACTATGGAGTTGAATGAAGACTTGACTTTCGAGGAACAACCAATAGACATAGTGTACTATCAAATGAGGCAGTTGATTCAAAGCAGattcctatggttaaggttttgtggaggagccaatcgGAAAGAGTGTACTTGA